In the genome of Lactuca sativa cultivar Salinas chromosome 3, Lsat_Salinas_v11, whole genome shotgun sequence, the window TTAGAATTCTAATGAATCAAATgaatatatgtttatattttgtAGAGTATAGttaatgtatatctttaaatcatgCCTCTGTTACAAATAGAAATTGATAAACAAATTTTTTATAGTTGATTCTATGTGTATACCTCTAAGTACAAATCACCAAAAAAGAGACGGCTATCATATTTTCATCGTACAATGATTATtcaatcatttttcttttttatatcaTAATCAATCAATTGAGGTTATTCTACACTCCAACTTCAAACAAATAATAATAGTTTCTTTCATTGGTAGACTATTCTACTAGATGAAATTGAATCTGATTCATCTAAtagtttcttattttttttatcatatatatatatatatatatatatatatatatatatatatatatatatatatatatatatatatatatatatatatatatatatatatatatatatatatatatatatatattagaatggGTATGTTTTGATGTTATTTTGTATCGTGTAAATCGTTTCCTCTTGGGATCATTTTCCCATGATATTGAATTTTTGAATATAGAACAACTTATTTGGCAAGAAGTTAAACAAACCAATTATATCATAGGACCTGTTTGCAAATTATTACGAAGCCAACATATCCATTAATTTTGAAATTCTCTTATCCTATGGTTAACCCAAGAAAACGATTAGGTAACAAGTTACCTAGCAACTATTTTTTCTAACTACTTGTACAAAAAAACAATGGAGTTTCTATAAACCCATATAATTAAACCACCACAAAGTGTAGAAAGTAGCTTCCAAGTAGGATTTCAAGGCCAACTTCAAGGCTCAAGCACGCGGAAGAGATCCAAAACAACCATTCCTCATATGAGGTAGCCATCGAACCCCCACCATCTCTCAATCTAACATGTCAACTCAGAAGTCAGAAGTGATgatacatcaaaaaaaaaaaaagcgacTAACCAACTCAATGTTCACTTCACAAAACGGACAAAGAACCAAGGGAATATCTAAGTCTCTACATACAAGGTTAACTCTAGAAGGAAAACTTATTTAATATCAAGTGATACACCATAATATTAACTTATTCCAACATGTCGGAATATCGAAAAAGTCAAGATTTTGTTTATCAATAAAAACACGGGTTAAGGTAACCGAGAAATCCCATGGATCAGTCAACGATCAAAAATCAATTGTCTTTTGAAAGAGTCATGTCACATATCACTAAAGCTTTTTTAAAATCTTGGCTTGTATACATTAACACGGAAAATAAAAAGCTATCCAATAAAACTTCACTCCATTATCATTCATCATCAAGATTCGTAATCCATTTTACTTATAAAATAGtcaatatcatattttttttgcataaacaagttgaaaataaaatatgatatacTCTCCATAGTGTATTATTTGAATGGGAATAAACCAAAAGATGAAAGATTCATTTATGACTACTGAAACATCTTAATAAATATTCTAATTATAACTACAATTAACTAATGGAAGTGGTCTTGCTAAAGGTTGAAATCGGGGAAATCAACTTAAATGAGTAAGCAAAGGTgtaatttgtcattatctttaaTTAACTCAATTCTTTATTCAAATCAAGTCACgtttcttttctattttttttattaagttttGGGCCTTTGGGGTACGACCCTAGTAATACATACAATGTATCAAGCATTTATTATCAAGCTAATTACACATTTAATTATTGCATGTTACAATTTTGTGCAAAAGATAAATAATCTGTCATTACATACAATATGGTTAATAGTTAATACTTTTATAACCAATTAAAAAGAACAATCATTTTTTGTTAGAGATATAATTCGAAAGAATCAAACCCTCATCAATAGTCAACATTCTCATACATCCATCAAAGCTTTCACTAAACACTCTTACGTTTGTAGTTTTTGCAGAATCCGACACCAGTGATCGGACGGGTTTTTCATACCCGTCCAACACCTTCAAGCTATAAAATTTACCATCGTACCCACGTTGCCAAATCCTGACCGTTCGATCAGCAGACCCACTGAACAATAAATCAGAAACATTGATCAAACAAAGTATTGCATTAGAGTGTCCACGCAATGTGCTCGTCAGCACCATACGATTGCTACCGTGTTCCTTGTCCCACACTAAAATCAATCGGTCACTTGCACCCGAAAATAACACCGATCCGTCGTCGTTTAGTGCCAACGCATTCACAGCTGACTTGTGTTTTTCCAACGTGGCAATCAGCCCATACTTCCTCACCGCTTTTCCCCAGATTTTAATCCGGCGGTCGGCGGAGCCGGTGAATATCGTTCCgtccgccgccaccaccaccgcgTTGATGGCGTCGTCGTGTGCTTTTATACTCTCCACACATCGCAAATCCGAtgtcctccaaatcttcaagtaTTTGTCCCAAGAAACCGAGCACATTAACTGATCGGTGATCAAAGCGAGTCCAGAAACGGCGTCGTGGTGCTCGACCCATAGTTTTTTCCGATGACGTCTCACATTGACGTAATTCTTTGGTAAAACCGAACGGCGCAACCGATCTTCGAACGTCGGAAGTGTTGCGACGTGTTTGTGCCGTTTGTTCTGCGTTAATTTCCATACTCGGATCTTGTTATCCTGATGAGCAGTGAAAATGCTACCGTTGCTGAAAGTAATGGACTTAACGGAGCCCGACGAAGATCCGGCGACACTGAAGGTGTCGATTAACGCCAAAGATGTGGTGTCTATTACGTGGATGAAGTTCCCGGTGGCTGCGTAAAGGTGGTTGTTATGGACGGCGAGGAAGTTGACGTGGGGGACCGGGAGAGGTTGGAGGGATGTGAGGCGGAGGTGGGAGATGGTTAAGGCTAGGGTTCGAGGGGATGTGTGGTTGTTGTGGAGGCTGCAACTGGTGATTGTGGCGGTTGCGGTTGTGTTTGATGTGATGGTGGTTGTGTCGTCGGAGAATAGTAGGAGTTGAGATGGTGGTGGCGTGGGTGTTTTGTCGTCGGAGAATATCATCCATAGCCATGTAGGGAGTTTCATGTCTCCGGTTAAGAAAGTGTAGGTGGTGTGAATAAAACAGTGATCCAGATGGAAGAGAAGCTGAGCCCATATATATAAAGCTTTTATTCTGAAAAATGAATATCGTATTtaccaaaaatgaataaaatggtAAAATTTTCATAGTCATTTAAAATGAGAAAATTGACAAGTCGGAGTTCTTCTCTCCCATCAAAAATTTGGATTTATTCAATAGAGTGGTCCATATAGCCACATAGCCACATAGCCATGACTCGAGTAGGTGAAACCTTCGTTGCAAATTGCAAATCACACTAAGATACCCATGCTAGTTTTTCAAGTATCTCACCTTATCTTTTTATAACTATCTAACATTtgtgaaataataataatttgtttgCCTTTTATAAAAATCTCTAGTTAGTTACGTTGGATGGAGTGGTGCCAAGTTTGTCACAATTCATGTAGGTGTCATTTAAGATTTGTCACACTGCTTCAAAATTTTATCATTTACTGGCGTGGGTTGCCATTTTTACAATGTTAAaaaatttgaaaagaaaaataaaataaaaagaataaatgcATTGTGATAggttggtcaaaaagtcaaattAAGGGAATGGGGGAGAAAGCTCGGTAACTTATTGCCGAAAGAGTTGTCGTTTTTGTTATGTTGACGGCACGATGCGGTGTTTGCCGAGGTATCCGAACTCCACACCGTCTAGCCTTATGCAGCTTTTTGAAAACGATTCATTAAAACTATCTATactattacttttttttttaaacagaTTGATTCAATATAACTATCTAAACTATTATTTTTTATGGTTTTATTTTGTGTTTGGGTCCTTTTGgtggtaaaatattatttataccttttttattttatttatttatttaatttatatatatatattaataaattaaaatgacCCTACCCCACCCCATAACCAACCGCCACCCCAAACCCTGAACACACATCTCCTTCGCGTTCTTTCCTTTGGATTTCGTCAGCATCACAGAACATGCAAAGTCGCAGGCGACCAGGATCTTAGGAAATTTAATAGGAGTTGCAGGCTTAGGGAGAAGAGGCTACattcaaatatgtttttataacACTAAACATCAAGACCGACACCATTGGATCAACcttaaaatatctcttaaataTTTCGTCAAACATAATTTTTGCAATTCAAATGTACTCCATTTTTAGCACTAATAAGGAGATCAGGTCAAGAAACACACTCCCAaccttaaaaaatattatttgcaTACTGGAATGAGCTCTTTGGTATATTTTGATTGCCTTAACTCAATTCTTATGAAATAATCCTacgaatttttgttgtttttatggCAATTGTATCGTGAAATCTAGATACACATTAAATGGTTAACAAttatccataaaaatccaattgGTGCACCCATGTAATCAATTGAAATTGCCAGTTTTATGGCCACAAGAACTTAGTTTAGCATTTTTCGATTGATTCATATACAAAGGTCGAAGAAAGAAGATGCCAAGTTGAAATCATAGCTTTAGAAAACAAGTAAGATTAATGAATACAAAAGGGTCGGTTGCACTCAAGATCCAGTTGGTTCCCTTTTTATTTCAGATTGATAATATTGCCCCATCGATTGAAACATCCTTCCATCCAAGACCAAACCATGACCATATTGCCCCCATCGATTCAAACCCCACCTGTAATTTCCCCCATTCAAAATTATAAAACCCGATGCAAGAGGAGCACGGAAGTCGCCATAACAATGATTTTGTTTTCCGCTGAAGGTTGTCGCTGACGATGTTAGAGGGGCAACTTTATAGCCAGCTCTAACACCACCGATGGAACATATATTCATCTTGATTTGTAACTAAGGTTGTTCGCTATTTAGATAAAactgaattgtccaattggataatttgaattggactatttggtttgaATATTTGGATTCTTGGATtgattttcaacaaaaccgaattattattttggatttgttTTGCTTTATAATATAAGAACCGAATATAGCAAGAAATTGAATAACAAATTATTATttgtttacttatatatatatatatatatatatatatatatatatatatatatatatatatatatatatatatataactattttttaatttattaattcatttttttcAAATAGATTCAAAAAATTTCACCTAATGAAAAACAATAATGtacattttctctcaaaagttatttatttataaaatattaaactataatatatttttaatttttgttttgtaaattttaaaccacaaataaataatttgtttttatttcttctATAAAGTTGTTAATATTCTAATTATATGTGGTTATAAAATGTTTCGGTGTAACATCCCAATCCTCAGGTATGAAGTTTAATTCTTTTAGCATGTTTTCTttggaactcagcgagttagaATCCTCAACTTGGCCTGTTGAGGTGACTTTGGCCGCATATAttaatgaaccaactcggcgagttggcaactGAGAAAgaaaccataatttttagggtCTTGCATCCTATTTTACAGGCCTTAAGTCCCTTggctggcctccttaccagcctcctctgtccagaaaccctaattttgtttaTCGTCTTCCAaagttgagtgtgtgagcttgtggaAAGCTTGGAGAGTTGATTTTTGGTACTCTTTTGAAGGAGCCTTGAAGTTTGAGTTGTCTAGTTTTAAAGGAATGCTATAGATCCAGAACCTCCCCACTTGTTGCAGtctttttgaggtataaagtcgacaccttgcttctttatttcttagatctcttcctTGAAGTTTTATTGTGATTATTGGCTCATTGTCGGGTTGTTCAAGGAGTTGAGTATTTTATGGGTTGTCACTTTAGATCTGGCCATTTTGTGGCCTCTTTTGGCTTAAAGTTGCAAGATTTATTCGGTTCTAGGCCTTATCCATGCATTAAGTCCTTTATTAAGCCTTTCATGAGTTCTAGAGCTTCTTTTTGGCATGTATGAatgtaaatttggcaactttacatggttttcCAGCTCCAAGGTATCATATCTACATTTTGAAGCCTTAGATTCGATATAAGGACTGAATCTGTTAAGCTGGGAAAACTCGGAGAGTTTtccagccaactcggcgagttggctaagGTTTTGCCGACCTTCTGAGTACTACATAAACTCGACGATCTCattggtgcactcgacgagttgggtcaacgtggactgttgactttgactgttgactctgactttgaccatggttgaccaagtttgacttttgagggaaaTTTGGTTATCGGTTCCGTACTTTCGGTTCGAagacaccaaggtcggcccattggtttgataacctgacATTGTTGATATGCTAAGTATGGTATaaatatgcatgctagttttgatatgctagtctggtagatttgtaggactacctgtgatactgtctGTTTTTCTATATATGATAGTATCTATTATATGTCAACATACtgtatgggttgggttgaggttgtactgctccatactatagccaacaaaccctggagtatgCCATATATGATCTGAGGGCCATGgagggcatgtcagactcatactgaggactcatgaGCATTCCAAATACGAGCTGAGGGTCGGGAAGGGTATGCCacactcgtactgagggcttagcGGTATTCAGTCCAAGGAAAAGGTTTGGATTTTTCACAAACCTTGTCTTGTAATTATGGTtatgataaattcacatggataggaatacatacaccataaaatctaagtggaaaAGATTTCTCTCCGCTTCATAAaaggattgtgaggaaacgctttcactaagtggaTTTAAAGAGATAACAGTTCTGTtaattgcattctaaaattcaattatgattacgacatccctcttcatagtttgaattgtgagaaatgacaaaaagtctgaaatagtttagacacacatatgagctatctaaggaaaggtgtataagtttgagaagcctaCATCAAGTCatatcgaagcatcttgtatcagaaatctgaactttggtaagaaagtcaataagtattgatttctataagtccagctgatttttgggtacatatcaaagctagtgggagcacacgtgttatgctagtaaggacATAATTATTCTGCTAGTCGGAGCATAATCTTTATGATGGGTGTTGTGAGTTAGCAAtgttatttataggaaacaatattttgatttgcaaagttgcagagtttgaaaagttgttttgctatagtaaGGGATATAaacttatactttatttcgaatctaaaagtttagattgaagtattaattgaacttagtcatggatatatatgaaagtaatgttgaaatatttcaacagaggaaattccatatatggaaatattataacgagatattggtaaagtatcatatatttattatgaatcgtattccatatgtttcgggtataggatcgattgcatatgttataatatttgcCTGTTTTGTTTTCCCagatgcctagggcattaagagggaaaaagtgttggattaggtgtctaagcccataactataattggtatgtacttgaattgatagcaacacagtccttttgggttgcccttaaacctagcaaccagacaaggaaattatgaaaggagagatattaatttattaatagattaataaattaatataaatgaatttattaatatgttaaaagattaatatattaataagaaatcattttgtttaattaattgttagccagaaattaattagaattaatttttgggttaaaagaattaattatagagtgcagggactagtttgcaattatctaatagttgagtggaaggctctagaacccccttggataagggtggacgaaatctttaggggaaaccctaataatttcgtccataggggcttggataaggcccttgggtttgcttaggccctaagcaaaggataactagggtttcccctaaaccctagatccctcagctatataaggagcctcctggttcatgttttggtcactctttcttttgaagaaaccataagggccgaaattttgcatactccctctcccctctctcctctactttccttcttgctagtttgggtgtgattccattagaggcattacacttgtggtgctaagcttccaagaagatcaagatcaagatcaagggaattatcaattgttgactataacaattgaaaggtatgtaattactaaaccctaggttgtaaatttcgattgtatcctctctcctctagggttcttgttatgcaattcaaagttgtatgttcaatagataaaacatagatccaaagtaggttgcatgtgaacttaggaattgtttttctagtttatttgttttacctaaaacccatcagtggtatcagagccattgtttgttttaaattgaattgttataattgttgaattgcaaattagggtttatagctattaaaccctaaaggccattttttttcgattttagggttgtggatcaaagggtttttgaaaaccttagcctccaaagaaccctaatcgaaattagggttagggttttgaaaaccctagcctcctcccttgaaaatttcgaaatatgctataaagattagggtttctttgttttggataatagttgacttattggataattgagaaaaaataaggaaattatcctatccccatattttcgaaatctagaagggatatggattaggattaaattaattgtttaatttaattagataatccttacaagatttattaaattaattaaaagttaattaatagataaatattaaatctaattaattggtttatttaaatttaaaatttaatagtttaaatttcgaaaaaaaaaattatataaacccttgaagttttaaaatgtttttaaaacacaccttatatatatatatatatatatatatatatatatatatatatatatatatatatatatatatatattataattaaaagttaaatattatatatgtataagaatatggtcagtcaaatcgctagtatgtctcattcacgaagctagtctataaggggggtataaggaaactgcctataaaatggtagttgaatgggtgtccactctcacccaccgcttccttgattagtggagggtcgttagcagaacggatttgataggacaactacttcccattaaaagtataatgttattaaagaaagtactagaacactatttttcaaaatcccaactctagttactttaggaaaaatgtgaaaagtatgctaatccatgaaattgcacattatgctttattggtcgttagtggagcgtgtgtggttaaccgacacactaaaaggcactaataaagagtagtaatgggtatcttataattatcattttgatggagtgtgtgtggtttaccagcacatcaatagttaatgataaagacaataaggttaccaaacacacttgcatggttattcacatctagtttgtgatcctcagtatcccagtcacaaatagtatagcataatccgagattaaaacatgccattaaatagttttaatgtatctcaaaagaattaggaatttcacttcgtttattttttctaatggtggaattggtgaatcgtcattcacctacctttatgagatttgaacttggatctcggcatcccatttctaagttgtaaatcgtcatagttggttcctaaccttgatatgatatctttgggttattatattgaggtatcttggaatctaactaaaactatctttcttttcagatgtctactcctggaaacacttctgcttcatcatcctccagccacaacttctctcttctaaacatctgctccaaagtcattatggatggctccaactataacgattggatgcgtaacatcaagatggcgcttagattcgaggacaaagagtacgtccttgaaaaggagctcaaagaacttgatgagtcaaaagccactcccgaagaatatgctgcctacaagaaacactatgatgatgctaccaaagtggcatgcatcatggttgcaaccatgtccccagaattgcagaggtactatgaggactactggccttttgagatgaacaaggaccttatggaaaagtaccataagcgagctcgtcaaaaaaagtttgaggtagtcaagtcactcatggcttgcaagatgaaagaaggggaatcggttgtatctcatgtgcaaagattgcaacgctacatagagcgtttggtcaagctcaacattcacttcgatgaggaattggccattgacatggtcttgaactcgttgcctgattgttatggtcagtttatcttaacttaccatttgaataACACGgagcagactttggcccaattgcacaacttgttgcagacagctgaggcagggatgaagggtaaaagtataccctccacacctgcaagtgcccctgtcttggccattggacagggaaaggggaagaagaggaaaggtcctcccaagcaaaactggaagagcaaggttcaagctgtgtcatctagtaatggcccgaaggctaagcccaatggttccactccccatgtttatgatccaaaagaggccatttgcttttactgcaatcaaaaggggcattggaagagatctttcccacaatatctgcaagatatcaaggatagcaaagtgaagccatcctcggtaggtatttacactatttctgctaataactcattatcttctcgttcatgggtccttgatacaggatgtggttttcatatctgttctgatttgcagggactaaaggaaagtgaggagatagagcatgggaggataaacttgatcatggggaacagaaagtcttcaccagtgaccaagatcggagtttatcaactattgcttagtaatgatgttagattagacttaataaattgttgctattcgtctgagatgacgagaaacattatttcatttcatgcattgttcagacaaggttttaaatattcttttaatg includes:
- the LOC111881569 gene encoding protein JINGUBANG; amino-acid sequence: MKLPTWLWMIFSDDKTPTPPPSQLLLFSDDTTTITSNTTATATITSCSLHNNHTSPRTLALTISHLRLTSLQPLPVPHVNFLAVHNNHLYAATGNFIHVIDTTSLALIDTFSVAGSSSGSVKSITFSNGSIFTAHQDNKIRVWKLTQNKRHKHVATLPTFEDRLRRSVLPKNYVNVRRHRKKLWVEHHDAVSGLALITDQLMCSVSWDKYLKIWRTSDLRCVESIKAHDDAINAVVVAADGTIFTGSADRRIKIWGKAVRKYGLIATLEKHKSAVNALALNDDGSVLFSGASDRLILVWDKEHGSNRMVLTSTLRGHSNAILCLINVSDLLFSGSADRTVRIWQRGYDGKFYSLKVLDGYEKPVRSLVSDSAKTTNVRVFSESFDGCMRMLTIDEGLILSNYISNKK